In one Acanthochromis polyacanthus isolate Apoly-LR-REF ecotype Palm Island chromosome 20, KAUST_Apoly_ChrSc, whole genome shotgun sequence genomic region, the following are encoded:
- the LOC127531243 gene encoding uncharacterized protein LOC127531243 codes for MALWRLLLVAGVTLSLLWLLFLSLSSTGTHRTKRTHEHSMAATWEQNFWYKAMNFTARQNNVTNCYVCSQLPHHVTHQTIFTPIGLNKSETMCIFGESTLRMLKNFTGNMSYWFPNCTIHEEKWLDPTNFSQATNTTLGVGIAPLRTNIPFPLCLQRTCGDMYRHHLPGTPNCIHIISLSSNSSAILSSVPFVAGFNTSWWFSEDKYRTGRNITTFNLGPKISTPPEMMWQCGGLLYWYLPFDWCGTCTLVHLQPAVIVITDQQLENRTYIHTHRIQSRETKEEQQPAFSKPKRFLMSLVPSYGTSRLSASVNKLWFSLNNLTNALIDITDQLENDPELKAIKQMTLQNRIALDLLLAAQGGVCEVVNDHCCTYIPDHKGNYTLIRQKLDEIKIDILRNQDKGIFPGWDFTSWFTSGGIFQTIKRFVVISICILLLFCIFATCILPCLRSMISKMITTSIIAYAALEMEEPQCDSNDENDDVEV; via the coding sequence ATGGCTCTCTGGCGACTTCTGCTAGTCGCAGGGGTGACTTTGTCACTCCTGtggctcctcttcctctctctctcctctacaGGAACTCACAGGACTAAAAGGACCCATGAACACTCCATGGCAGCGACTTGGGAACAGAACTTCTGGTATAAAGCTATGAATTTTACAGCACGACAGAATAATGTCACCAATTGCTACGTGTGCTCACAATTACCTCATCATGTTACACATCAGACCATTTTCACTCCTATAGGACTTAATAAATCAGAAACAATGTGTATATTTGGTGAAAGTACACTCAGAATGCTAAAAAATTTCACTGGTAACATGTCATACTGGTTTCCAAATTGTACTATTCATGAGGAAAAATGGCTGGATCCCACTAATTTTTCACAGGCTACGAACACCACATTAGGTGTAGGAATTGCACCATTACGAACTAACATTCCTTTCCCATTGTGTCTCCAACGCACCTGTGGCGATATGTACAGGCATCACTTACCAGGAACACCTAATTGCATCCATATAATATCACTTTCCAGTAACTCGTCTGCTATCTTATCATCAGTTCCCTTTGTTGCAGGATTTAACACATCTTGGTGGTTTTCTGAAGATAAATATAGGACTGGAAGAAACATAACAACCTTTAATCTCGGACCAAAAATCTCCACTCCACCCGAAATGATGTGGCAATGTGGAGGACTTCTTTATTGGTATTTGCCATTTGATTGGTGCGGTACTTGTACCTTAGTTCATTTGCAACCTGCTGTAATTGTCATTACTGACCAACAATTGGAGAACAggacatatatacacacacaccgaATCCAAAGCCGTGAAActaaagaagaacaacaacctGCTTTCAGTAAACCAAAACGTTTTCTCATGTCTTTAGTTCCTTCATATGGTACATCAAGATTATCCGCAAGTGTAAATAAACTTTGGTTTTCTCTTAATAATCTCACTAACGCACTAATTGACATAACTGATCAGCTAGAAAACGATCCCGAACTTAAGGCTATCAAACAAATGACACTCCAAAACAGAATAGCTTTAGACCTTCTTTTAGCAGCACAAGGAGGAGTTTGTGAAGTTGTTAATGACCATTGTTGTACATACATCCCTGATCACAAAGGCAATTACACTTTAATCAGACAGAAATTGGATGAgattaaaatagacattttaagAAACCAAGACAAAGGTATTTTTCCAGGCTGGGATTTTACCTCTTGGTTTACATCTGGTGGTATTTTTCAGACTATTAAAAGATTTGTAGTTATAAGTATATGCATTTTGTtactattttgcatttttgctaccTGCATTTTACCATGTTTGAGATCCATGATTTCTAAAATGATAACTACTTCTATTATTGCTTATGCTGCACTTGAAATGGAAGAACCACAATGTGACTCTAATGATGAGAATGATGATGTTGAAGTGTAG